The window CTGCATGACATAAAGTTAAAAAAAATTTTCAGTTAGTAGTAAGATTCTTCGCTTTTTAATCCCCAATATTTTATCAGGATAAAACCTACAAGCATCCCTCCTAAATGAGCAAAATGGGCAACCCCGGAATTCGCTCTTGTAAGTCCACTAACAAGTTCAATAGCTCCAAAAATAGCTACAAAATATTTGGCTTTTATTGGGATGGGAGGAAACAGAAGCATGATCGGCCGATTGGGAAACATCATCCCAAAGGCAAGTAAAATTCCATATACTGCGCCCGAAGCACCCAATGTTGGAGCACCACCACCGCCAATAAGCATATGAAGCAAGGCCGCACCAATACCGGTTAAAAAATAATAGGTTACAAAGCGATTGGTTCCCCAAAAGTTTTCGATAGCCTGCCCAAACATCCACAAGGCAAAAAGGTTAAAAAAGATATGCCCAAATCCGGCATGTAAAAACATATACGATACCAATTGCCAAACGTCAA of the Fodinibius sp. Rm-B-1B1-1 genome contains:
- a CDS encoding rhomboid family intramembrane serine protease; the protein is MNYQSSQYSPNTQFSIFPPAVKHLLIINILAFVALNTPMIGQFLFEFGALWPIGSGRFDVWQLVSYMFLHAGFGHIFFNLFALWMFGQAIENFWGTNRFVTYYFLTGIGAALLHMLIGGGGAPTLGASGAVYGILLAFGMMFPNRPIMLLFPPIPIKAKYFVAIFGAIELVSGLTRANSGVAHFAHLGGMLVGFILIKYWGLKSEESYY